Proteins encoded in a region of the Triticum dicoccoides isolate Atlit2015 ecotype Zavitan chromosome 3A, WEW_v2.0, whole genome shotgun sequence genome:
- the LOC119271452 gene encoding histone-lysine N-methyltransferase SETD1B-like, producing the protein MASPSKSARTTTFPLPRLRDLIEHDEEDEFLEEEEEDDDDDWDIRKRMSLLTVEGSDGGDADDEEDGSADVDEEDEDEVRSHGLNGEYESQPWHPYDSPRDLKPPSSASLPGTPERGAPSQSPWRYSKDYASETEAGWWPGAPHDRSRQHYRRQRMMREVWLDRAWQMRKQRQQLGERGDEATVVVGKGGESPARGGVAMDMEEVRACKDLGFDLPCDWTVEIPSYTVPNVDTASSGGNSPASGSSWRISSPGDDPKDVKARLKVWAQAVALSSASRLGS; encoded by the coding sequence ATGGCGTCGCCGTCCAAGTCGGCAAGGACAACGACGTTCCCTCTTCCCAGGCTCCGGGATCTCATCGAGCACGACGAAGAAGATGAGttcctcgaggaggaggaggaggacgacgacgacgactgggACATCAGGAAGCGCATGTCCCTCCTCACCGTCGAAGGCTCCGACGGCGGTGACGCCGACGATGAGGAAGACGGGTCGGCAGACGTcgatgaggaggatgaggacgaGGTGAGGTCCCATGGTCTCAACGGCGAGTACGAGAGCCAGCCGTGGCACCCGTACGATAGCCCAAGAGATCTGAAGCCTCCCTCCTCGGCTTCGCTACCGGGCACGCCGGAGCGCGGGGCGCCGTCGCAGTCGCCGTGGCGCTACTCCAAGGACTACGCCAGCGAGACAGAGGCGGGGTGGTGGCCGGGCGCCCCCCACGACAGGAGCCGGCAGCACTACCGGCGCCAGCGGATGATGCGGGAGGTGTGGCTCGATCGCGCGTGGCAGATGAGGAAGCAgcggcagcagctgggcgagcgcggCGATGAGGCGACGGTGGTGGTCGGGAAGGGCGGCGAGTCCCCTGCGCGGGGCGGCGTGGCCATGGACATGGAGGAGGTGCGCGCTTGCAAGGACCTCGGCTTCGACCTGCCGTGCGACTGGACGGTGGAGATCCCCTCCTACACGGTCCCCAACGTCGACACCGCCAGCAGCGGCGGCAACTCCCCGGCCTCCGGCAGCAGCTGGCGCATCTCCAGCCCCG